A single window of Nitrospirota bacterium DNA harbors:
- a CDS encoding AI-2E family transporter, which yields MQNRTGQFIKIAFVLGIASVAMVFLAAVSHIVKLVIISALLAYVMDPFANFLESRGMSRASATVAIFCGFFALAGVSYSVFLPSLSTQISSLQSGLHPEKAGVIVSGLEDFLVSHLSFLGVTELHLVSRLENSMASLGDWIVSHFLDAASVITSMILIPFIVFFLMKDGREFKRSFVSLMPNRYFEFTLYLLHKLNNQVGNYLRGQLIDATVVGIFSTFAMWLIGLKYFLMIGIFAGLANLVPYFGPITGAVLAVIVSVLQTGNFEQAFYVMVAFAIIKLIDDAVVQPVVVAKSVHMHPLTVLLSVLVGGKLFGILGMLLAVPVTGFLKVTAVESMRNFMRYREG from the coding sequence ATGCAGAACAGGACCGGTCAATTCATAAAAATTGCTTTTGTCCTCGGGATTGCCTCAGTGGCGATGGTATTTCTTGCAGCAGTCTCGCACATCGTGAAACTCGTGATAATCTCTGCCCTGCTCGCCTATGTCATGGATCCCTTTGCCAATTTTCTTGAATCGCGCGGGATGAGCCGGGCGTCAGCAACGGTTGCGATATTTTGCGGTTTTTTTGCGCTTGCCGGTGTTTCATATTCGGTGTTCTTGCCTTCCCTTTCCACGCAAATATCATCCCTGCAGAGCGGACTTCATCCTGAAAAGGCCGGCGTGATAGTATCCGGGCTTGAAGACTTCCTAGTCTCGCACCTCTCGTTCCTCGGTGTCACGGAATTACACCTCGTAAGCAGACTGGAAAACAGCATGGCCAGCCTGGGAGACTGGATTGTCAGCCACTTTCTGGATGCCGCTTCAGTTATTACCAGCATGATCCTGATCCCCTTTATCGTTTTTTTTCTGATGAAGGACGGACGGGAATTCAAGAGGTCCTTTGTCAGTCTTATGCCGAACAGGTACTTTGAGTTCACGCTCTATTTATTGCATAAATTGAATAACCAGGTCGGGAATTATCTCAGAGGCCAGCTGATTGATGCAACTGTGGTAGGGATATTCTCAACATTTGCGATGTGGCTGATAGGCCTCAAATATTTCCTCATGATAGGAATTTTTGCCGGACTTGCCAACCTTGTGCCGTATTTCGGACCTATCACCGGCGCGGTGCTTGCGGTTATCGTTTCCGTCCTGCAGACAGGGAATTTTGAGCAGGCGTTTTACGTAATGGTCGCCTTCGCCATCATAAAGCTGATTGATGATGCAGTAGTCCAGCCTGTGGTCGTTGCCAAGAGTGTTCATATGCATCCGCTCACCGTGCTGCTTTCCGTTCTTGTCGGGGGAAAACTGTTCGGCATACTCGGGATGCTCCTTGCAGTGCCGGTGACGGGTTTTTTGAAAGTGACAGCGGTGGAAAGCATGAGGAATTTCATGAGATACCGGGAAGGCTGA
- the mscL gene encoding large-conductance mechanosensitive channel protein MscL produces MLKEFKEFAMRGNVVDMAVGIIIGAAFGTIVNSLVSDIMMPPIGILLGNVDFANLFLVIKEGNVAGPYETVAAAKAAEAVTVNYGLFINTVISFLIVAFSVFLVIRNVNRLKRKEEAPPAAPATKECPFCISVIPLKATRCPRCTSDLQG; encoded by the coding sequence ATGCTGAAGGAATTCAAGGAATTTGCGATGCGGGGAAATGTTGTTGATATGGCTGTCGGTATCATAATCGGTGCGGCCTTTGGCACGATTGTGAATTCTCTCGTGTCCGACATCATGATGCCGCCCATAGGGATTCTGCTGGGCAATGTCGATTTTGCCAACCTCTTTTTGGTCATTAAGGAAGGAAATGTGGCAGGTCCCTATGAAACAGTCGCTGCTGCTAAGGCAGCAGAAGCGGTTACCGTAAATTACGGATTATTCATCAATACGGTGATAAGCTTTCTTATCGTGGCCTTTTCTGTCTTTCTCGTGATCAGGAATGTGAACAGGCTTAAAAGGAAAGAAGAAGCTCCTCCGGCCGCTCCGGCGACTAAAGAATGTCCGTTTTGCATTTCCGTGATTCCTCTTAAGGCAACACGATGCCCCCGTTGCACTTCTGACCTTCAGGGATAG
- a CDS encoding (Fe-S)-binding protein, which yields MDSTKYLQELSKCVKCGSCKATCPTYGEDSTETMVARGRLALLWALSAGRIQPSPALNERIFSCTLCGACTGHCPPGVDIKEVMYHGRHLLKKTDRKRRHVRFFTHFWTRQPKLSFRLLHMSQHFLLPYLHRKGFLPFTPELPERQLKDSSHVFTVPKKKGRVAVFTGCAVNFLYPSLGESLINVLHNTGYEVILPAGEVCCGAPLRTLGLEEQARGLAEKNASIFNKLNVDAVLSLCPSCTQSLKIDYPKIIGQGVEKAMDISAFFVEALDFARLDPPYTRVVYHDPCHLKYGLGLLKEPRKVLTGMGTDLLPADGDRCCGFAGVFCLTNREISQGLLLKCASDYVAADADAIVTSCPGCIIQLSKEVRNKPVVHLIEMLEEALLPHT from the coding sequence ATGGACAGTACAAAATATCTGCAAGAACTTTCCAAATGCGTGAAATGCGGAAGCTGCAAGGCAACATGTCCAACCTACGGAGAAGACTCCACAGAGACGATGGTTGCACGGGGAAGGCTTGCCCTGCTCTGGGCGCTCTCTGCAGGGCGGATCCAGCCGTCTCCTGCGCTCAATGAGCGGATTTTCAGCTGTACGTTATGCGGTGCCTGTACCGGCCACTGCCCGCCCGGAGTCGATATCAAAGAAGTAATGTATCATGGCAGACACCTGCTGAAAAAGACCGACAGGAAGAGAAGGCATGTGCGGTTTTTCACACATTTCTGGACAAGGCAGCCGAAACTGAGCTTCAGGCTTTTGCATATGTCCCAGCATTTTTTGCTCCCGTACCTTCACAGAAAGGGCTTCCTTCCTTTTACGCCCGAACTGCCTGAACGCCAGCTGAAAGATTCTTCGCATGTCTTTACTGTCCCGAAAAAGAAAGGAAGGGTTGCCGTATTCACCGGATGTGCGGTCAATTTCCTTTATCCTTCTCTGGGAGAGTCGCTCATCAATGTCCTGCACAACACCGGATACGAGGTGATACTGCCGGCAGGCGAGGTCTGCTGCGGAGCTCCCCTCCGTACCCTTGGTCTCGAGGAACAGGCACGAGGTCTTGCTGAAAAAAATGCCTCGATCTTCAACAAGCTCAATGTTGACGCTGTCCTGAGCCTCTGTCCATCCTGTACACAGTCATTGAAGATTGACTACCCCAAAATCATCGGGCAGGGGGTCGAGAAAGCTATGGATATCTCAGCCTTCTTTGTGGAGGCACTTGATTTTGCCCGCCTCGATCCTCCTTACACGCGTGTGGTATATCACGACCCCTGCCATCTGAAATATGGGCTGGGCCTTCTGAAAGAGCCGAGAAAGGTCCTGACCGGCATGGGCACAGACCTTCTGCCTGCCGACGGAGACAGGTGCTGCGGGTTCGCAGGCGTATTCTGCCTTACCAACAGGGAAATTTCTCAGGGACTCCTCCTGAAATGTGCCAGTGACTATGTTGCAGCAGACGCAGACGCTATCGTCACTTCATGCCCGGGATGTATTATCCAGCTTTCAAAGGAAGTCCGTAATAAACCTGTGGTGCATCTTATCGAAATGCTTGAAGAAGCGCTGCTGCCGCACACCTGA
- a CDS encoding FmdB family zinc ribbon protein, translating into MPIFEYTCRICSEDFEKLVFGSQEVCCPKCSSTEVKKKFSVFCSTGTDRPLAGTAASGCTSCSKTSCSTCK; encoded by the coding sequence ATGCCGATATTTGAATATACCTGCCGCATCTGCAGTGAAGACTTTGAAAAGCTTGTCTTTGGCAGCCAGGAAGTCTGCTGCCCCAAATGCAGCTCAACAGAGGTAAAAAAGAAATTTTCCGTCTTTTGTTCGACCGGGACAGACCGTCCCCTTGCCGGAACCGCTGCATCAGGCTGCACGTCCTGCAGCAAGACATCCTGCAGTACCTGCAAATAG
- a CDS encoding cyclic nucleotide-binding domain-containing protein, whose translation MSKFWDNIFRGQKQVDRIDSILSRIPIFQGISTREMKTLTRIMHQREYRAHETIFHQDDVGLGMYIIIEGNVGIICEPEQHSLAELGEGDFFGELALLDDAPRSATARAMTPCRILCFFKPELLSLIERNPRLGSKILFRLAWTIGERLKKTNEQVRDLKCMTQLNVNQ comes from the coding sequence ATGAGCAAGTTCTGGGACAACATCTTCAGGGGGCAGAAACAAGTTGACAGGATAGACAGTATTCTCTCCAGGATACCGATATTTCAGGGTATCAGTACCCGGGAAATGAAAACGCTCACGCGCATTATGCATCAAAGAGAATACCGGGCGCATGAGACCATCTTTCATCAGGATGATGTCGGGCTCGGAATGTACATTATCATCGAGGGAAATGTCGGGATCATATGCGAACCGGAACAGCATAGCCTCGCTGAACTCGGTGAGGGGGATTTTTTCGGTGAACTGGCGCTTCTTGATGATGCACCGAGAAGTGCAACCGCAAGGGCCATGACACCATGCCGGATATTGTGTTTTTTCAAGCCGGAACTTCTCTCCCTTATCGAACGCAACCCGAGGCTCGGTTCAAAGATACTGTTCAGGCTGGCATGGACAATCGGGGAACGTTTGAAGAAAACCAATGAACAGGTGCGGGACCTAAAGTGCATGACCCAGCTGAACGTGAACCAGTAG
- the fsa gene encoding fructose-6-phosphate aldolase has product MKFFIDTANIDEIRKAWDLGLIDGVTTNPSLIAKEGTSPVPLLKEICGIVQGPVSAEVVSMNADAMVREAETLSSIHQNIVVKIPMMEEGLKAVKRLAEAGIKTNVTLVFSSSQAILAAKAGATFVSPFVGRLDDISHFGMDIVSDIMAIYENYLFETEVIVASIRNPLHVVEAARIGAHIATIPYSVILQLIKHPLTDIGIEKFLKDWEKVPKKK; this is encoded by the coding sequence ATGAAATTCTTCATCGACACCGCAAATATTGACGAGATCAGAAAAGCCTGGGACCTCGGGCTTATCGACGGGGTGACCACCAATCCCTCCCTGATCGCAAAAGAAGGAACATCTCCTGTACCTCTGCTGAAGGAAATCTGTGGCATTGTGCAAGGACCTGTCAGTGCCGAGGTTGTGAGCATGAACGCTGATGCGATGGTCAGGGAAGCAGAAACCCTTTCCTCAATTCATCAGAATATCGTCGTGAAAATACCGATGATGGAAGAAGGGCTCAAGGCGGTGAAGCGTCTTGCAGAGGCCGGCATCAAAACAAACGTTACTCTCGTGTTTTCATCAAGCCAGGCGATACTCGCTGCAAAGGCAGGGGCAACATTCGTCAGCCCGTTTGTCGGCAGGCTGGATGATATCAGTCACTTCGGGATGGACATTGTCAGCGATATTATGGCGATATACGAGAATTATCTGTTCGAGACCGAGGTAATCGTCGCAAGCATCAGGAACCCGCTGCACGTTGTCGAGGCAGCAAGAATCGGCGCACATATCGCGACAATCCCTTATTCTGTTATACTACAGCTGATCAAGCACCCTCTCACGGATATCGGGATCGAGAAGTTTCTGAAGGACTGGGAGAAGGTGCCGAAAAAGAAGTAG
- a CDS encoding HEAT repeat domain-containing protein, translating into MWGITAMLAVFFPAEHAMSATSDDLIVRLKSKDTLEQASAVEALGRVKDQKAVDALLDFVFTKAENWKIKIRAIRLLGTIPDQKVSDKLVTVFNNPFLNEECPAMKWNTAIALGQEFNKGSRAVDSLIEALGLDNLLVREAAIQSLGKIGDSRAVPYLIPELRDKNFAIRFSAIKALGNIGNSEAEVFLRQVADTDNDPYVQQAAEAALDKIRAYQ; encoded by the coding sequence ATGTGGGGTATCACCGCAATGCTTGCGGTGTTTTTCCCTGCGGAACATGCAATGTCTGCAACCAGTGACGACCTGATCGTTCGCCTCAAAAGCAAAGATACCCTGGAGCAGGCATCAGCTGTGGAGGCCCTTGGCAGAGTGAAAGACCAGAAAGCGGTTGATGCGTTGCTGGACTTTGTGTTTACCAAGGCTGAAAACTGGAAGATCAAGATAAGGGCGATCCGTCTGTTAGGAACCATACCGGATCAGAAGGTTTCGGACAAGCTGGTGACCGTTTTTAACAACCCTTTCCTGAATGAAGAATGCCCTGCAATGAAATGGAACACGGCAATAGCGCTTGGACAGGAGTTTAATAAGGGGTCACGGGCAGTGGACTCTCTTATTGAGGCGCTTGGCCTTGACAATCTTCTGGTTCGGGAGGCTGCCATCCAGTCGCTTGGAAAGATCGGTGATTCGCGTGCAGTGCCCTATCTTATTCCTGAACTGAGAGACAAGAATTTTGCGATAAGGTTCAGCGCAATAAAGGCCCTTGGAAATATTGGCAATTCTGAAGCAGAGGTGTTTCTTCGGCAGGTTGCTGATACGGACAATGACCCGTATGTTCAGCAGGCCGCTGAGGCGGCATTAGACAAAATCAGGGCATATCAGTAA
- the larE gene encoding ATP-dependent sacrificial sulfur transferase LarE, with amino-acid sequence MTDSKLARLIELLKDMESAVLAFSGGADSSFLLKTLHLSGIRALAVTADSELTPRSDLLIAGNLAKDFGIEHRIIQTQELATEDFVRNTLERCYICKKERCRILSDIASSGHYRFVLDGSNADDADDYRPGKRAAAEYHVRSPLEEAGFTKKEIRDLSRQLGLSTWNKPSSPCLATRFPYGRRITGSALRRVAAAEAFLSTFGFSEIRVRDYGDMARIEVDADKIERLLTADSRNLILETLRAMGYLFVSLDLEGYTSGSMNRVLRKE; translated from the coding sequence ATGACAGATTCCAAACTGGCCAGGCTTATTGAACTTCTGAAAGATATGGAAAGCGCCGTACTCGCGTTTTCTGGAGGGGCAGACAGCTCTTTTCTCCTGAAAACACTACACCTCTCCGGCATCCGTGCCCTTGCAGTCACGGCAGATTCGGAGCTCACTCCCCGCAGCGACCTGCTGATTGCAGGAAACCTGGCAAAGGATTTCGGCATCGAACACAGGATTATTCAGACACAGGAACTTGCGACTGAGGATTTCGTCAGGAACACACTGGAGAGATGCTATATCTGCAAAAAGGAACGGTGCAGAATACTCTCTGATATCGCTTCCTCCGGACACTACCGGTTTGTCCTTGACGGCAGCAATGCCGACGATGCGGACGATTACAGACCGGGGAAGAGAGCTGCAGCGGAATACCACGTCAGGAGTCCTCTGGAAGAAGCGGGCTTCACAAAAAAAGAGATCCGGGATCTTTCAAGACAGCTTGGTTTGTCAACCTGGAATAAACCGTCTTCTCCCTGCCTCGCCACAAGATTTCCGTATGGCCGGCGCATTACGGGAAGTGCCCTGCGGAGGGTTGCGGCAGCAGAAGCATTCCTCAGCACTTTCGGGTTCAGCGAAATACGGGTCAGGGACTACGGGGACATGGCAAGAATAGAGGTTGATGCAGACAAGATTGAACGCCTGCTGACAGCGGACTCCCGGAACCTTATTTTAGAGACTCTCAGGGCCATGGGCTATCTTTTCGTTTCCCTTGACCTCGAGGGATACACGAGCGGGAGTATGAACCGGGTCTTACGAAAAGAATGA
- a CDS encoding Rne/Rng family ribonuclease, protein MDSEILINATRDEIRVGLLEGGQVVEFYVERKRDASLVGNIYKSKVVKILPGMQSAFVDIGLEKAAFLYVTDIHAGLEEFAPFLDEEEKVNSIELVTKKGKPDLTIEELIQEGQEILVQVSKDPIGSKGARVTSYVTMPGRYLVLMPNVEHIGISRRISDETERNRLRTIVENIKPKGFGLIIRTASEGSGETDLLKDLDFLLLLWDNVQKKKDRVSAPTLLYSDLDLVFRSVRDLMVQDVKRLVVDSSDEYERIKDFVRTYFEKLSGKIELYEGTEPMFDAFGIEFDISRALGRKVWLKSGGYIVIDQTEAMTVIDVNTGKFVGKEELEDTILKTNLEAVKEIAYQIRLRNLGGIIIVDFIDMERYENRDRVFNAFVEAMKKDRAKNTISHISELGLIQMTRKRVRESLGRTLCETCPYCEGKGFVKSPRTLCYEIFRKITRLARHGGERIIVTAHPSVAELLSDEERTGVEDIEHRYNVKVTIRESRNFHQENYEVTVL, encoded by the coding sequence GTGGACAGCGAAATACTGATTAACGCAACGCGGGATGAAATCAGGGTAGGACTGCTTGAAGGAGGCCAGGTCGTTGAGTTCTACGTTGAGAGGAAACGGGATGCAAGCCTTGTCGGCAACATTTACAAGAGCAAGGTAGTCAAGATCCTGCCGGGAATGCAGTCTGCCTTTGTGGATATAGGCCTTGAAAAGGCGGCATTCCTGTATGTTACAGACATTCATGCCGGCCTCGAGGAATTTGCGCCGTTTCTTGATGAAGAAGAGAAGGTAAATTCCATTGAACTTGTCACAAAAAAAGGGAAGCCTGATCTGACCATCGAAGAGCTCATCCAGGAAGGACAGGAAATCCTTGTACAGGTTTCAAAAGACCCGATTGGCAGCAAAGGCGCCCGCGTCACCTCATACGTTACCATGCCGGGGAGGTATCTCGTGCTCATGCCGAATGTCGAGCATATCGGGATTTCAAGGAGAATATCGGACGAAACTGAACGGAACCGGCTCCGCACCATCGTCGAGAATATAAAACCAAAAGGGTTCGGTCTGATTATAAGGACAGCGAGTGAAGGTTCAGGTGAAACAGACCTCCTGAAAGACCTCGATTTTCTTCTCCTGCTCTGGGACAACGTGCAGAAAAAAAAGGACAGGGTATCTGCGCCAACCCTGCTTTACAGCGATCTTGACCTTGTCTTCAGAAGCGTCAGAGACCTCATGGTGCAGGATGTGAAGAGGCTTGTCGTTGACTCATCAGATGAGTACGAACGAATCAAGGATTTCGTCAGGACATACTTTGAAAAACTCTCAGGAAAAATAGAGCTTTACGAGGGCACAGAGCCGATGTTTGATGCCTTTGGAATCGAGTTCGACATTTCACGGGCCCTCGGCAGAAAGGTCTGGCTGAAATCAGGCGGGTACATTGTCATTGACCAGACCGAGGCGATGACGGTAATCGACGTCAATACCGGCAAGTTTGTCGGTAAAGAGGAACTCGAGGACACCATACTCAAGACCAATCTTGAGGCAGTCAAGGAGATCGCGTACCAGATCCGGCTCAGGAACCTCGGAGGAATTATCATCGTCGATTTCATTGACATGGAACGATATGAGAACCGGGACAGGGTCTTCAACGCATTTGTCGAGGCGATGAAAAAAGACCGGGCAAAAAATACCATATCCCATATCTCTGAGCTGGGCTTGATCCAGATGACCCGGAAACGGGTCAGAGAGAGCCTCGGCAGAACACTCTGCGAGACCTGCCCGTATTGTGAGGGAAAAGGCTTTGTGAAATCGCCGAGGACCCTGTGCTACGAAATCTTCAGAAAAATCACCCGTCTCGCCCGACACGGAGGGGAAAGAATCATAGTGACTGCGCATCCTTCAGTTGCTGAACTGTTGTCTGACGAAGAACGCACAGGTGTCGAAGACATTGAACATAGATACAATGTGAAGGTTACGATACGGGAAAGCCGGAATTTTCATCAGGAAAATTACGAAGTAACCGTCTTATAA
- a CDS encoding TIGR03960 family B12-binding radical SAM protein translates to MLSSFLQKPSRYINREINAVYRDASVKVALAFPDLYEIGMSHLGLKILYKIINDLPYASAERVFSPWTDMEALMKKNGSLLSSLETHRPLKDFDIAGFSLQYELSYPTVLNMLHLGGIPVRSEDRLNASSGSPYPLIIAGGPCTVNPLPLAQFVDAFLVGDGEEAIGEILNQFHTWKTEGDRKRESLLLALSRIEGVFVPLVHCTADTHHNTALSDSLPLNIRRRILGSLDDAPYPDAPIVPFAPIVHDRINIEIARGCSMGCRFCQAGMIYRPVRERSPEKALELAGRSLKNTGYEEVSFTSLSAGDYRCLLPLVTAFNKRFARDRIALSLPSLRVASLNSDLLKEIRSVRKTGFTIAPEAGTERLRRVINKDFSEKEYEQALLTLFEEGWLNLKLYFMIGLPTETDEDIEAIPGMAMKALKIAKKYTKRFVNITIGVSPFAPKAHTPFQWRGQSAPEELKRKKFHIKNRLTKKGFNVKGHNIEMSLLEAAFSRGDLKLAELIEKAWSLGCRLDGWTDIFDYGKWQAAMDATGINAADYAARTYGYSDHLPWEIINTGVAKDFLWKEYQHALSGEISPDCRKTCHNCGIGCKHASVHEQAAGSRQSVPDLRSPVHNPAARQFKPVTIRAEFAKTGRLRFLSHLELVTLLHRAMRRAAFPLEYSKGFHPSPKVSFGPPLGVGVSGLAEYFDMEVTPPFNLSENLIRLNTLLPEGIRVHFFAAVPAGGESLNSFITRYHYEIRGGSSDSVRGFLAEREVLVQREKALIDVRNMVEEARFPDEETTRLILVDQGDKKVRLGEILPLIFAAPVEDLDITRIALFGWKSGWVKPLERSLQWTAKY, encoded by the coding sequence GTGTTATCATCCTTTCTTCAGAAACCAAGCAGGTATATCAACAGGGAGATTAATGCGGTTTACCGGGACGCATCCGTAAAAGTCGCGCTCGCCTTCCCTGACCTGTACGAGATAGGGATGTCCCACCTTGGGCTGAAAATACTGTACAAAATCATCAATGATCTTCCCTATGCATCAGCCGAACGAGTCTTTTCCCCATGGACCGATATGGAAGCCCTCATGAAGAAAAACGGTTCCCTCCTGTCGTCTCTGGAAACACACCGTCCGTTAAAGGATTTTGATATCGCCGGATTCAGCCTTCAGTATGAACTGTCGTATCCCACCGTACTGAACATGCTTCACTTGGGAGGAATTCCTGTCCGATCAGAAGACCGTCTGAATGCGTCATCAGGCAGCCCGTATCCGCTGATCATTGCCGGAGGTCCATGCACTGTCAACCCGCTGCCTCTCGCTCAGTTTGTCGATGCCTTCCTGGTCGGCGACGGCGAAGAGGCCATAGGAGAGATACTGAATCAATTCCATACATGGAAGACAGAAGGGGACAGGAAGAGGGAGTCGCTGCTTCTGGCGCTTTCCCGTATCGAAGGAGTCTTTGTCCCGCTTGTGCACTGTACAGCGGACACGCACCATAACACCGCCCTCTCGGATTCTCTGCCGCTGAACATCAGGAGGCGCATCCTGGGTTCACTCGATGATGCTCCATATCCGGATGCACCGATAGTGCCATTTGCGCCAATCGTGCATGACCGGATAAACATAGAAATTGCAAGGGGTTGTTCCATGGGCTGCCGGTTTTGCCAGGCAGGCATGATCTACCGTCCGGTTCGCGAAAGGAGCCCTGAAAAGGCGCTTGAGCTTGCAGGAAGGTCTCTGAAAAATACCGGCTATGAGGAAGTGTCCTTCACCTCGCTGAGTGCCGGCGACTACAGATGTCTTCTCCCGCTCGTGACAGCCTTCAACAAACGGTTCGCAAGGGACAGGATCGCCCTTTCTTTACCCTCTCTCAGGGTTGCATCCCTGAACAGCGATCTCCTGAAAGAGATCCGTTCAGTCAGAAAAACCGGATTTACCATAGCACCCGAGGCGGGAACCGAAAGACTCAGAAGGGTAATCAACAAGGATTTCTCCGAAAAGGAGTACGAACAGGCGCTCCTGACATTATTCGAGGAAGGCTGGCTTAATCTCAAACTGTATTTCATGATCGGGCTTCCGACAGAAACCGATGAAGATATCGAAGCGATTCCGGGAATGGCCATGAAGGCGCTGAAAATCGCCAAAAAGTATACGAAAAGATTCGTCAATATCACGATTGGCGTTTCTCCCTTTGCACCAAAAGCACATACGCCATTCCAGTGGCGCGGTCAAAGCGCACCTGAAGAGCTGAAAAGAAAGAAGTTCCACATAAAAAACCGCCTGACGAAAAAAGGATTCAATGTCAAAGGCCACAATATAGAGATGAGCCTTCTTGAGGCGGCCTTCTCGCGCGGCGACCTGAAACTCGCTGAGTTGATAGAGAAGGCATGGTCTCTCGGATGCCGTCTCGACGGCTGGACAGATATCTTTGACTACGGGAAATGGCAGGCTGCAATGGATGCCACAGGGATCAACGCTGCGGATTATGCCGCACGGACCTACGGGTATTCAGACCACCTCCCGTGGGAAATAATCAATACCGGGGTTGCCAAGGATTTCCTCTGGAAAGAATACCAGCATGCGCTCTCAGGGGAAATCTCTCCGGACTGCAGAAAGACCTGTCATAATTGCGGCATCGGATGTAAACATGCATCTGTCCATGAGCAGGCAGCGGGCAGCAGGCAGTCTGTACCTGACCTCAGGTCCCCCGTACACAATCCCGCTGCCAGGCAGTTCAAGCCGGTGACCATACGGGCCGAATTTGCCAAAACAGGCCGCCTGAGGTTTCTCTCGCACCTTGAGCTGGTTACGCTTCTGCACAGGGCTATGCGAAGGGCCGCGTTTCCCCTTGAGTATTCAAAGGGTTTCCATCCCTCGCCAAAGGTTTCCTTCGGCCCTCCTCTCGGTGTCGGGGTATCCGGTCTGGCGGAATATTTTGACATGGAGGTCACGCCTCCATTTAACCTCTCCGAGAACCTGATAAGACTGAATACTCTGCTCCCTGAAGGCATCCGCGTACATTTCTTTGCCGCGGTACCGGCCGGGGGGGAATCCCTGAACAGTTTTATCACCAGATATCACTATGAAATCAGGGGAGGGTCTTCAGACAGTGTCCGGGGCTTTTTGGCAGAGAGAGAAGTTTTGGTGCAGAGGGAAAAAGCCCTCATCGATGTCAGGAACATGGTGGAAGAAGCCCGGTTCCCCGATGAGGAGACTACACGGCTGATTCTGGTCGATCAGGGCGACAAAAAGGTAAGGCTGGGAGAGATTCTGCCTTTGATATTTGCCGCACCTGTCGAAGATCTTGATATTACGAGGATTGCCCTCTTCGGATGGAAGAGCGGCTGGGTAAAACCCCTAGAGCGGAGTTTACAGTGGACAGCGAAATACTGA
- a CDS encoding diguanylate cyclase, with amino-acid sequence MWRVIEFLSRQSRTFLLSLGIVMVLVVAVIRYATGPEFALSLFFMLPIFLVAWFVGKPAGIILSVLSALAWLAADVLMGRNFTYSFSPYLNGIFRLSVFLILVNIVAALKTNLERERTFARKDFLTGIANRQAFFEYAGIEINRCRRYGYPVTIAYLDCDNLKSINDNQGHQTGDSVLKAAADTLQKSIRATDIVARLGGDEFSVLLPETGQEAAGTVILKVQRNLLDVMKKNQWPATFSFGVVTFNRPPLHVDELINRADAEMYGAKQEGKNTIRQAVVEE; translated from the coding sequence GTGTGGAGAGTCATTGAATTTCTGAGCAGACAATCCCGGACGTTTCTCTTATCTCTGGGCATAGTGATGGTCCTGGTTGTCGCGGTGATCCGTTATGCAACAGGCCCTGAGTTCGCTCTGTCGCTGTTTTTCATGCTCCCGATATTTCTTGTTGCCTGGTTTGTGGGAAAACCCGCGGGCATTATTTTATCTGTTCTGAGCGCCCTTGCCTGGCTTGCAGCCGATGTACTGATGGGGAGGAATTTTACCTATTCCTTCAGTCCGTATCTGAATGGAATTTTCAGGCTTTCGGTCTTTCTCATTCTTGTCAATATCGTGGCAGCCCTTAAAACGAATCTGGAAAGGGAAAGGACATTTGCCAGAAAAGACTTTCTGACAGGCATCGCAAACAGGCAGGCCTTTTTCGAGTATGCCGGCATCGAGATCAACAGATGCAGAAGATATGGCTACCCAGTTACGATCGCATATCTTGACTGTGATAACCTGAAGTCCATCAATGACAACCAGGGACACCAAACAGGTGATTCGGTCTTAAAGGCAGCAGCAGATACTCTGCAAAAAAGCATCCGTGCGACAGATATCGTTGCGCGGCTCGGCGGTGACGAATTTTCTGTACTGCTCCCGGAGACGGGGCAGGAGGCAGCCGGAACAGTCATCCTGAAAGTCCAGAGGAACCTTCTTGATGTCATGAAGAAAAACCAGTGGCCGGCGACATTCAGCTTCGGCGTGGTTACCTTTAACAGACCGCCATTACATGTGGATGAACTGATAAACAGGGCGGATGCCGAGATGTACGGGGCCAAACAGGAAGGTAAAAACACGATCAGACAGGCGGTGGTGGAAGAATAA